One region of Candidatus Peribacteraceae bacterium genomic DNA includes:
- the rplR gene encoding 50S ribosomal protein L18: MSQLKSQLRHARRRRIRARVRGTSARPRLSVYRSLKRLSAQIIDDVTGRTVVSADTKETKAKLNLDGAKKLGTLLAKKAKEKGITAVVFDRGGYRYHGRIKALADAAREGGLTF, encoded by the coding sequence ATGTCTCAGTTGAAATCTCAGCTTCGGCACGCCCGCCGCCGCCGCATCCGCGCGCGCGTCCGCGGCACGTCCGCACGCCCCCGCCTCTCGGTGTACCGCTCGCTCAAGCGCCTCTCGGCGCAGATCATCGATGACGTGACGGGGCGCACCGTGGTTTCCGCGGACACCAAGGAGACCAAGGCGAAGCTCAACCTGGACGGTGCCAAGAAATTGGGCACACTGCTCGCCAAGAAGGCGAAGGAGAAGGGCATCACCGCCGTCGTCTTCGACCGCGGCGGCTACCGCTACCACGGCCGCATCAAGGCCCTTGCCGATGCCGCCCGCGAAGGAGGTCTGACGTTTTGA
- the rpsH gene encoding 30S ribosomal protein S8, whose protein sequence is MPILSDPIGDLLTRMRNAQKARHTSCKAPWSRINQELLTLLQKEGWVADVRVLGEAPKQEVEVVFDPEKKLTLQRVSKPGRRVYSGAQELKPVLQGYGIAVVTTSHGLLTDKEARKRKVGGEVLCTVS, encoded by the coding sequence ATGCCCATCCTCTCAGACCCCATCGGCGATCTCCTCACCCGCATGCGCAACGCGCAGAAGGCGCGGCACACCTCGTGCAAGGCGCCGTGGTCGCGCATCAACCAAGAGCTGCTCACACTGCTCCAGAAGGAGGGGTGGGTGGCGGATGTCCGCGTCCTTGGCGAAGCCCCCAAGCAGGAGGTGGAGGTGGTATTCGATCCCGAGAAGAAGCTCACCCTTCAGCGCGTCAGCAAGCCCGGCCGCCGGGTCTACAGCGGCGCGCAGGAACTCAAGCCGGTGCTGCAGGGGTATGGCATCGCCGTGGTCACCACCAGTCACGGTCTCCTCACCGACAAAGAAGCGCGCAAGCGCAAGGTGGGCGGGGAAGTTCTCTGTACCGTATCATGA
- the rplF gene encoding 50S ribosomal protein L6, with protein sequence MSRIGIKPVALPSGVSAEIKAGTVTVKGPKGELQIVLLPEVTVEVDGSAVKVSRKDDSKAARERHGLTRMLIHSMAVGVSQGYERKLEIIGVGYKAQAKGKTLVLNLGHSHPINFAIPQSIEIGQDEKNKNMLTIKGIDKQLVGQVAAQIRSLRPPEPYKGKGVRYFGEQVRRKPGKAAAAKTAA encoded by the coding sequence ATGTCTCGTATAGGTATCAAACCAGTGGCCCTCCCCTCCGGGGTTTCCGCCGAGATCAAGGCCGGAACCGTGACGGTGAAAGGACCCAAAGGCGAACTGCAGATCGTCCTCCTTCCGGAAGTGACGGTGGAGGTGGACGGGAGCGCCGTGAAAGTGTCGCGTAAGGATGATTCCAAAGCCGCACGCGAGAGGCACGGCCTTACGCGCATGCTCATCCACAGCATGGCGGTGGGCGTGAGCCAGGGGTATGAGAGGAAATTGGAAATCATCGGCGTGGGCTACAAGGCGCAAGCGAAGGGCAAGACGCTGGTACTCAATTTGGGCCACTCGCATCCCATCAACTTCGCCATACCCCAGAGCATCGAGATCGGGCAGGACGAGAAGAATAAGAACATGCTCACCATCAAAGGCATCGACAAGCAGCTCGTCGGCCAAGTGGCCGCACAGATCCGGAGCCTGCGTCCCCCCGAGCCGTACAAGGGCAAGGGCGTGCGTTACTTCGGGGAGCAGGTGCGCCGCAAGCCGGGCAAGGCCGCTGCCGCCAAGACCGCCGCATAA
- a CDS encoding type Z 30S ribosomal protein S14, which yields MARLSIVLSQQRKLQDFLEAKRAGKKPVFPTRAYNRCQLCGRRHGYMRFFGVCRICFRELATNGDIPGVTKSSW from the coding sequence ATGGCCCGCTTATCGATCGTTCTCAGCCAACAGCGCAAGCTCCAAGACTTCTTGGAGGCCAAGCGCGCGGGCAAGAAGCCGGTGTTCCCCACCCGCGCCTACAACCGCTGCCAACTGTGCGGCCGACGCCATGGGTACATGCGTTTCTTCGGCGTTTGCCGCATTTGCTTCCGGGAGCTCGCCACCAACGGCGACATTCCCGGCGTCACCAAGTCTTCCTGGTAA